The following coding sequences lie in one Alloacidobacterium dinghuense genomic window:
- a CDS encoding ABC transporter permease has protein sequence MESDQKPALGWSTAAKIAWRELRASRTKFLFVILSVAIGVAALTGVRGFSESFQKALLDQARSIMAGDLSARMFRLTTQPEDAKLDAMAASKGVERTSVTETVSMASLQGDPVPLLVSLKIVDPAKYPFYGRLRLNPAGDLRTALTDSTVVVDDNLLVRLRAKMGDTLKIGGQLFKIAAVIEKEPDRLTAGIGLGPRVMMTRAAVDRTGLLQQGSRATERYLFKLGPQSGKVADVRGQLEKILPDAQITDFRETSPALSEGIDHATGLLSLICLVAMVLGAIGVGMAMRAHLQQRIDILAIMKSVGAKSSDILRIYLLQTLLLGTVGGLLGIALGLGVEWALPFFFGKLLPIQPPLRLPVRSVSAAFGTGILTTVLFCLPPLLDVRKIRPSIVLRKAVDGGDADGKLNFWKKLVENKAQWISVVVIVVALAGIAAGLADSMLVGKWFAAALCGLLIVILGLSAVTLRSLRAFLNRTRLHLHSALRHGLANLYRPGNQSAAVLAALGTGVMLILSVFLMQHAIVNRMNSDVTSSAANIFLIDISQDEVKGVRDLLAHQPGVEKKFESIPIVSARIASIDGVPVDQLKVKNYPKRLLSSVSVTWADSVPEGLKVMQGKWWQRSDADGLAVVDHAARRLNLHPGSSVDFESGERTIHTRVAAIYKPEGEHVFARSEFILPSGQLQGLPNVWYAAAHVQSKQIPFMERALFAAYPTVTVINIADILDTVEGVVHQITLVIRFLAGFSILSGAIILASSVASTRFRRIREVVVLKTLGATRNRIAAVFSIEFVVLGLLAGFVGVIFANLLSRVLLHRMEVPYHPELIISGISVIATAALAVVTGWIASFRILGQKPLEVLREE, from the coding sequence GTGGAGTCTGATCAGAAGCCTGCATTGGGATGGAGCACCGCGGCGAAAATCGCCTGGCGCGAGCTACGCGCATCGCGGACGAAATTTCTATTCGTAATTCTCTCGGTTGCAATTGGCGTGGCGGCGCTGACGGGAGTTCGCGGCTTCAGTGAGTCGTTCCAGAAGGCGCTGCTGGACCAGGCGCGGAGCATCATGGCGGGCGATCTTTCAGCGCGGATGTTTCGGCTTACGACGCAACCAGAAGACGCAAAGCTCGATGCGATGGCTGCCTCGAAAGGGGTGGAACGGACTTCGGTCACCGAGACGGTTTCGATGGCCTCGCTGCAAGGCGATCCGGTGCCGCTGCTGGTTTCGTTGAAGATTGTAGACCCGGCGAAGTATCCGTTCTACGGGAGATTGAGGTTGAATCCCGCGGGTGATCTGCGCACGGCACTTACTGATTCGACCGTTGTTGTCGATGACAATCTGTTGGTGCGCCTGCGCGCGAAGATGGGCGACACCCTGAAGATCGGCGGACAGCTCTTCAAAATAGCGGCCGTGATTGAGAAGGAGCCCGATCGTTTGACCGCGGGTATAGGGCTGGGGCCGCGTGTGATGATGACCCGCGCAGCAGTCGATAGAACTGGTCTGCTACAACAGGGAAGCCGGGCAACCGAACGATATCTGTTCAAGCTGGGGCCGCAGAGCGGCAAGGTTGCTGACGTGCGCGGTCAATTGGAGAAGATTCTGCCCGACGCGCAGATCACTGATTTTCGCGAGACGAGCCCTGCTCTCTCTGAAGGGATTGACCATGCGACGGGTCTGTTGAGTTTGATTTGCCTGGTTGCGATGGTGCTGGGAGCGATTGGCGTGGGGATGGCGATGCGCGCACATCTTCAGCAGCGGATTGACATTCTTGCAATTATGAAGTCGGTTGGCGCGAAGTCTTCTGATATTTTGCGAATCTATTTGCTACAGACGCTGTTGCTTGGAACCGTTGGGGGACTGTTAGGCATCGCCCTGGGATTGGGAGTGGAATGGGCGTTGCCATTTTTCTTTGGGAAGCTATTGCCGATTCAACCGCCGCTGCGGTTGCCTGTACGCTCGGTATCTGCAGCGTTTGGAACGGGAATCCTGACTACGGTGCTCTTCTGCTTGCCGCCACTGCTTGATGTTCGCAAGATTCGGCCAAGCATTGTTTTGCGGAAAGCAGTGGATGGCGGCGACGCGGACGGCAAGCTCAATTTCTGGAAAAAACTTGTCGAGAACAAGGCGCAGTGGATTTCTGTTGTTGTGATTGTTGTAGCCCTTGCGGGTATTGCAGCCGGGCTTGCGGATTCCATGCTGGTGGGGAAGTGGTTTGCGGCGGCATTGTGCGGGCTGCTGATCGTGATACTGGGGCTTTCGGCGGTCACGTTACGGTCACTTCGCGCATTCCTGAATAGGACGCGTCTGCATCTGCACTCGGCGCTGCGGCACGGGCTGGCGAATTTGTATCGGCCCGGGAACCAGTCGGCTGCTGTATTGGCTGCGCTGGGCACGGGCGTCATGTTGATATTGAGCGTCTTTCTCATGCAGCACGCAATTGTGAATCGGATGAATTCCGATGTGACTTCGAGTGCGGCAAATATCTTTCTGATCGACATTAGCCAGGATGAAGTGAAGGGAGTCAGAGATCTCTTGGCACATCAGCCCGGTGTGGAGAAGAAGTTTGAATCGATTCCGATTGTTTCGGCTCGGATCGCGTCTATCGATGGCGTTCCTGTCGATCAGTTGAAGGTGAAGAATTATCCGAAGCGGTTGCTGTCATCGGTATCTGTAACGTGGGCGGACTCGGTGCCTGAAGGTCTGAAGGTAATGCAAGGGAAATGGTGGCAGAGAAGCGACGCGGATGGTCTAGCTGTCGTTGACCACGCCGCGCGCAGGTTGAATCTACATCCAGGCTCTTCGGTTGATTTCGAATCGGGCGAGAGAACGATCCATACCCGTGTCGCTGCTATTTACAAGCCGGAGGGTGAGCACGTATTTGCGCGTAGCGAGTTTATCTTGCCGTCGGGACAACTTCAGGGGTTGCCGAATGTGTGGTATGCGGCAGCGCATGTCCAATCGAAGCAGATCCCGTTTATGGAGCGAGCGCTTTTCGCCGCATATCCCACGGTCACGGTGATTAATATTGCCGACATTCTGGATACGGTGGAGGGCGTAGTGCACCAGATTACGCTGGTGATTCGTTTTCTGGCCGGTTTTTCAATTCTTTCAGGGGCGATTATTCTGGCGTCGAGTGTGGCAAGCACGCGCTTCCGCAGGATTCGTGAAGTGGTAGTGCTCAAGACGCTTGGCGCGACCCGTAACCGAATTGCCGCGGTCTTTAGCATTGAGTTCGTCGTGCTTGGGCTGTTGGCAGGGTTTGTTGGTGTGATATTCGCCAATCTACTGTCGCGCGTGTTGTTGCACAGGATGGAAGTCCCATACCATCCGGAGTTGATTATCAGTGGCATTTCCGTGATCGCGACGGCTGCGCTTGCGGTCGTGACGGGCTGGATCGCCAGTTTTCGCATCCTTGGGCAGAAACCACTTGAAGTGCTGCGGGAAGAGTGA
- a CDS encoding efflux RND transporter permease subunit, whose product MQAFIRMLLRYRNIVLIIFLASLAGGVIAFLQLDIEAYPDPSPPMVEFITQNPSWSAEEMEQQVTVPLEAGLNGTPHLEQIRSISIFGLSDVKLYFTFDSDYFTDRQEALNRLQSVNLPNNLQPQLSPESPIGEIYRYQLTGPGYSLNELKATQDWLLVREMKQVPGIIDVATFGGTTRQYQAEVDPNKLLTYGVTMTQVVNAIQNSNANAGGNYLTLGSQSVNVRGIGLLHSISDMDNIVVAERNGVPVLLKDVADVKEGHQPRLGKVGRDEQPDIVEGIVLLQKNEKSLPALAGLRAKIKELNEGNLLPPGMKISTIYDRTTLINTTTRTVRHVIITGLILVTLVLLSMLGDLRITAIAAITIPFAVLFSFAMMVLTNHSANLISIGAIDFGILVDASIVVLESVYRKISRRVQGEEVAELIMEGVGDAAKPVLFATLIILVAFIPLFTMQGVPGKIFAPMSVTYGFALTGALIFALVFAPVLGSFAVPKQIKHEAEDTWLSGFFRRHYDKGLKRALKFRKITWIVFLGGLVAAVVLFVFVGGEFMPALEEGNLWIRATMQQDISFPQSEKMADKIRATLRSYPEITQVVSQMGRPDDGTDISTFNNIEFLAGLKPAGEWRPQFHGNKDTLIAAIEKDFEQYPGIDFNFSQNIQDNVEEAMSGVKGENSLKLFGNDFDDLTRIADQIEDAMSKVQGIADIGVFKVTGQPSLMVSIDRSKAARYGLQPQDVNAVVQAAVGGAPVTQIIDGDRRFDFALRYSPEYRDTPEAISKILLPTPDGTQVPLGTIADVGLKNGAFMIYHEGGRRYIPIKFSVRGRDLASAIQDLKQQLSEKVNLPGGYNYTWAGEFDSLQKEQRRLAYIIPVSLAMILVLLYIQFRTWRDAFIVVGTLPFAAIGGILALFLTRTSFSISAAVGFTSLTGVATLGAVVFLSGIRRAQREEGFDRGLEKGCLDEMRPVVMACMAAGLGLLPAAVSNGIGAQAQQPLARVVVGGMLTTVFSILFVMPLLVRAFTSRNEFENTVTE is encoded by the coding sequence ATGCAGGCTTTTATTCGCATGCTCCTGCGGTACCGCAATATTGTTCTGATTATTTTCCTGGCATCCCTTGCCGGGGGCGTGATCGCCTTCCTGCAACTGGATATTGAAGCATACCCTGATCCGTCGCCGCCTATGGTTGAGTTCATCACGCAGAATCCATCATGGTCCGCTGAAGAGATGGAGCAACAAGTGACGGTTCCTCTAGAAGCAGGGCTGAACGGGACTCCGCATCTTGAACAGATTCGATCGATCAGCATTTTCGGCCTAAGCGATGTCAAACTCTACTTCACCTTTGACAGTGATTACTTCACCGACCGCCAGGAAGCACTGAACCGGCTGCAGTCCGTCAATCTCCCCAATAACCTTCAACCCCAGCTCTCTCCTGAGTCTCCCATCGGCGAGATCTATCGATATCAACTCACCGGCCCGGGATACTCACTGAACGAACTCAAAGCTACGCAGGACTGGCTGCTCGTACGTGAGATGAAGCAAGTACCGGGGATCATCGATGTCGCCACTTTTGGAGGAACGACGCGCCAGTACCAGGCTGAGGTCGATCCCAACAAGCTTTTGACATACGGCGTTACGATGACGCAAGTCGTCAATGCGATCCAGAACAGCAATGCAAATGCCGGAGGCAACTACCTGACACTCGGCAGCCAGAGCGTCAATGTTCGCGGAATCGGCCTTCTTCATTCGATTTCCGATATGGATAACATCGTTGTCGCTGAACGCAACGGCGTGCCCGTGCTGTTAAAGGATGTGGCCGATGTAAAAGAAGGTCATCAGCCGCGCCTCGGGAAAGTCGGTCGCGACGAGCAACCCGACATCGTTGAGGGCATCGTCCTCCTGCAAAAGAATGAGAAATCTCTTCCCGCACTTGCGGGTCTCCGCGCAAAGATCAAAGAGCTGAATGAAGGCAATCTTCTTCCTCCGGGCATGAAGATCAGCACCATCTACGACCGCACAACCCTCATCAACACGACGACGCGCACAGTTCGCCATGTCATCATTACCGGGCTCATTCTGGTCACGCTGGTACTTCTCAGCATGTTGGGCGACCTGCGAATTACCGCCATCGCGGCCATCACAATTCCTTTCGCGGTGCTCTTTTCCTTCGCCATGATGGTCCTCACAAACCACTCAGCGAACCTTATCTCGATCGGAGCCATCGACTTCGGCATCCTCGTCGACGCCTCGATTGTGGTTCTTGAAAGTGTCTACCGCAAAATATCTCGCCGCGTTCAGGGTGAAGAAGTTGCAGAACTGATTATGGAAGGCGTGGGCGACGCTGCGAAACCAGTCCTTTTTGCAACTCTTATTATCCTCGTCGCCTTCATTCCTCTTTTCACGATGCAGGGCGTGCCAGGCAAGATCTTCGCTCCTATGTCCGTGACCTACGGGTTTGCCCTGACAGGCGCGCTTATCTTTGCGCTCGTATTTGCGCCAGTCCTCGGTTCCTTCGCAGTGCCCAAACAGATCAAGCATGAGGCGGAGGACACATGGTTGAGCGGATTCTTTCGCCGTCATTATGACAAGGGACTGAAACGCGCTCTCAAATTCCGCAAAATCACATGGATCGTCTTTCTGGGTGGTCTTGTTGCAGCAGTCGTGCTCTTCGTCTTTGTAGGCGGCGAATTCATGCCAGCGCTTGAAGAAGGCAACCTTTGGATTCGTGCAACCATGCAGCAGGACATCTCTTTCCCGCAATCGGAAAAGATGGCAGACAAAATCCGCGCTACGCTTCGCTCCTATCCCGAAATCACCCAGGTCGTGTCACAGATGGGCCGCCCGGACGACGGCACTGACATCAGCACCTTCAACAACATTGAATTCCTTGCCGGCCTCAAACCTGCGGGAGAATGGCGGCCTCAATTTCACGGCAACAAAGATACATTGATTGCCGCTATCGAAAAGGACTTTGAACAATACCCCGGCATAGACTTCAACTTCTCACAGAACATTCAGGACAATGTGGAAGAGGCCATGTCCGGTGTCAAAGGCGAAAATTCTCTCAAGCTTTTCGGCAATGATTTTGACGACCTCACGCGCATCGCAGACCAAATCGAGGATGCGATGAGCAAAGTGCAGGGCATCGCAGATATTGGCGTCTTCAAAGTCACCGGCCAGCCCAGTTTGATGGTTTCCATCGATCGCAGCAAGGCAGCACGCTACGGTCTGCAACCGCAGGACGTAAATGCAGTAGTGCAGGCTGCCGTCGGCGGCGCGCCAGTAACGCAAATTATCGATGGTGATCGCCGATTCGATTTCGCCCTCCGCTATTCACCGGAATATCGCGACACCCCGGAAGCAATTAGCAAGATCCTCCTTCCAACTCCGGACGGTACGCAGGTGCCGCTGGGCACAATCGCTGACGTCGGCCTCAAGAACGGCGCTTTCATGATCTACCATGAAGGTGGCCGCCGCTATATTCCCATCAAATTCAGTGTGCGCGGACGCGATCTCGCCAGCGCTATTCAAGATCTGAAACAGCAGCTATCTGAAAAAGTAAACCTGCCTGGTGGCTACAACTACACTTGGGCGGGTGAATTCGACAGTTTGCAGAAGGAGCAGCGCCGCCTCGCCTACATCATCCCAGTAAGTCTCGCCATGATTCTCGTTCTCTTGTATATCCAATTTCGAACATGGCGGGACGCCTTCATCGTTGTCGGCACACTTCCCTTTGCTGCGATCGGAGGCATTCTCGCGCTATTTCTCACTCGAACATCATTCAGTATCTCCGCGGCCGTTGGCTTCACCTCGCTCACCGGAGTTGCAACGCTAGGCGCAGTCGTCTTCCTCTCGGGAATCCGTCGTGCTCAACGTGAGGAAGGATTCGACCGCGGCCTGGAGAAAGGCTGTCTCGACGAGATGCGTCCAGTGGTGATGGCTTGCATGGCCGCCGGCCTGGGATTACTCCCGGCCGCCGTCTCCAACGGAATCGGTGCTCAGGCCCAGCAACCGCTTGCGCGTGTCGTCGTTGGTGGCATGCTTACGACCGTCTTCTCGATCCTGTTCGTCATGCCATTACTGGTCCGCGCCTTCACGTCGCGAAATGAATTCGAGAATACTGTCACCGAATAA
- a CDS encoding efflux RND transporter periplasmic adaptor subunit: MSKKYLTVLPLLCVMALTACRHPSEDTTPAPATSKDVVDTVTVHTAQVTDTLNLPARLMPNPTDVVHIYPPLSGRVLALKVLPGQEVSKGQAIGTLQSNDAASARSDFEKAKIEAARADLQLQRAKELLQHEVMAQKDYDDLKALDDADHSELERTRQTLHNLGFSENDASADLPIRSPISGIVLEVGTAPGELQRSLDNANAIATIANIDSIWVLGDLYPNNVGAVRRGQPVEVRISGYPNEVHTGVIDNISDSVDPTTLTLKVRVVLANPGHRFKPQMYATISVANLKREAIVVPSTAVIRDGVKNYVFVATPDHKYARRDVELGETHAQTVEITHGLEDGEQVVSTGAELLRQAGA; this comes from the coding sequence ATGAGCAAGAAATACCTCACTGTGCTTCCTCTTCTCTGCGTCATGGCCCTCACGGCTTGCCGACATCCAAGTGAAGACACAACTCCCGCACCCGCCACGAGTAAAGATGTGGTGGACACGGTGACCGTTCATACAGCACAAGTCACGGATACGCTGAATCTCCCCGCGCGGCTTATGCCGAATCCCACCGACGTAGTGCATATTTACCCGCCGCTCAGTGGACGCGTTCTCGCTCTCAAAGTGCTCCCTGGACAAGAAGTCAGCAAAGGTCAGGCCATTGGCACTCTGCAGAGCAATGATGCCGCGTCTGCGAGGTCAGACTTCGAGAAGGCAAAAATCGAAGCAGCCCGTGCCGATCTGCAATTGCAGCGTGCAAAGGAATTGCTGCAGCACGAAGTCATGGCGCAGAAAGATTATGACGATCTCAAAGCGCTCGACGACGCCGATCACTCAGAACTTGAACGAACGCGACAGACTCTACACAACCTCGGGTTCTCGGAAAACGATGCTTCTGCCGATCTTCCGATTCGTTCCCCGATCAGCGGCATCGTTTTAGAAGTGGGCACAGCACCGGGCGAGTTGCAACGCTCGCTCGACAACGCAAATGCCATCGCCACCATTGCCAACATCGATTCGATATGGGTTCTCGGGGACCTTTATCCAAATAACGTCGGCGCAGTGCGTCGCGGCCAGCCGGTGGAAGTTCGCATCAGCGGCTATCCGAATGAGGTGCACACTGGCGTCATCGATAACATTTCCGACTCAGTTGACCCCACCACGCTCACGCTCAAAGTGCGCGTAGTGCTTGCGAATCCTGGACATAGGTTCAAGCCGCAAATGTATGCAACCATCTCGGTTGCAAACCTAAAGCGTGAAGCCATCGTGGTTCCATCAACAGCCGTCATTCGCGACGGAGTCAAGAATTACGTGTTCGTCGCCACCCCTGATCACAAATACGCGCGGCGCGACGTAGAACTGGGCGAGACGCACGCACAAACAGTGGAAATTACCCACGGCCTTGAAGATGGCGAGCAAGTTGTAAGCACAGGCGCTGAGTTGCTGCGTCAGGCAGGAGCATAG
- a CDS encoding TolC family protein produces the protein MRRLLRRSAFLLAALLSGVSMQAQAPPGPITLQQALDMARTRNPNLLSGQQHVIATRATEITAGLRQNPNFTLSGANVSLPANNPSSPYTYVGNVNRLFERGEKRRWRLDIAHATTDVTQSQYKDSERQTVLAVKQAFTQMLAAKAALKIADDNLQGYRKTVDLSKARLDAGDISATDFERIDLQLAEFESDYDTAKLNLTQSSDQLQLLLGIDKPTDTFDITGTLELPTLTAPLTQIEQQALQSRPDYLAAEQSVRLADANVKFADANGSIDPTIGGEYERVGVFNSAGFQVSIPLRIFDRNQGEKERTRYEAQSSRFAETAARNQVVNDVDQAWAGYETAISMATRYHGHYLQEATRVRDNLEFSYRHGGATLLDYLDALRDYRQTNLDALNANTQVWLAIHQLSFAAATEILP, from the coding sequence ATGAGACGACTCCTCCGCAGAAGCGCTTTTCTGCTTGCAGCGCTTCTTTCAGGCGTAAGTATGCAGGCGCAGGCGCCACCGGGTCCCATAACCCTGCAGCAAGCGCTCGATATGGCACGCACCAGAAATCCTAATTTGCTCTCTGGACAGCAGCATGTCATCGCCACAAGAGCCACTGAAATTACCGCGGGTTTGCGCCAAAACCCTAATTTCACGCTCTCCGGGGCGAATGTGAGCTTGCCAGCCAACAACCCCAGTAGCCCGTACACGTACGTTGGCAACGTCAACCGCCTATTTGAGCGTGGTGAGAAGCGCCGCTGGCGGCTCGATATCGCACATGCCACTACCGATGTCACTCAAAGTCAATACAAGGATTCGGAGCGCCAGACCGTTCTTGCAGTCAAGCAGGCTTTCACACAAATGCTCGCAGCCAAAGCTGCGCTCAAAATTGCAGACGATAACCTGCAGGGCTATCGCAAAACCGTAGATTTAAGCAAAGCCCGTCTTGATGCTGGTGATATCAGCGCTACTGATTTCGAGCGCATTGATCTGCAACTCGCTGAGTTCGAATCCGATTACGACACCGCCAAGCTGAACCTCACCCAGTCGAGCGATCAACTGCAACTCCTGCTCGGAATCGACAAACCAACAGACACATTCGATATCACCGGTACGCTTGAACTACCCACACTCACTGCTCCTCTTACGCAGATTGAGCAGCAGGCTCTTCAATCCCGCCCCGACTACCTGGCGGCTGAACAATCCGTTCGCCTTGCAGACGCCAATGTCAAATTCGCAGATGCCAACGGCTCCATTGACCCAACGATTGGCGGCGAATATGAGCGCGTCGGTGTCTTTAATAGCGCCGGTTTCCAGGTCAGCATTCCTCTGCGCATCTTCGACCGCAATCAGGGCGAGAAAGAGCGTACACGCTATGAAGCACAATCCAGCCGCTTCGCTGAAACAGCCGCGCGAAATCAGGTTGTGAATGACGTAGACCAGGCGTGGGCAGGCTATGAGACGGCGATCTCGATGGCAACGCGTTATCACGGGCATTATCTTCAGGAAGCAACGCGCGTGCGCGACAACCTGGAATTCAGCTACCGTCACGGCGGCGCTACGCTGCTCGATTACCTGGATGCCCTCAGGGATTATCGCCAGACGAATCTTGATGCGCTGAATGCCAATACTCAGGTTTGGCTCGCCATCCATCAACTTAGCTTCGCCGCTGCAACGGAGATTCTCCCATGA
- a CDS encoding IS481 family transposase gives MGQVLHRGATTTEAVRRAIQHSQESLRTLARRHGINPKTVAKWRKRCSVSDLRTGPKHPRSTVLTVQEEAVVVAFRRHTLLPLDDCLYALQATIPHLTRSSLHRCLERHGISRLPEVEGSKPGRKKFQRYPIGYFHIDLAEVRTAEGKLYLLVAIDRTSKFAFVELVERADMQAAAKFLEALVAAVPYLIHTDNGIQFADLPKNRKGPTARFRGHPFDRLCLRHGIDHRLTKPNHPWTNGQVERMNRTIKEATVQRYHYDSHHQLRIHLSDFVAAYNFAKRLKTLGGLTAYEFICKCWQNEPDRFTLDPIHQLPGLNT, from the coding sequence ATGGGCCAGGTTCTACACCGAGGCGCCACCACGACAGAGGCGGTCCGTCGAGCGATACAGCATAGTCAAGAGAGCCTGAGAACATTGGCGCGTCGTCATGGGATCAACCCCAAGACCGTTGCGAAGTGGAGGAAGCGCTGCTCGGTGTCTGATCTTCGTACCGGGCCCAAGCATCCCCGCTCCACGGTTCTGACGGTGCAGGAAGAAGCTGTCGTTGTTGCCTTCCGCAGGCATACTCTGCTACCACTCGATGATTGTCTCTATGCCTTGCAGGCGACGATTCCTCATCTGACCCGTTCCTCCCTGCATCGTTGTCTGGAACGGCATGGCATCAGCCGGCTGCCGGAAGTGGAAGGCAGCAAGCCGGGAAGGAAGAAGTTCCAACGCTATCCGATCGGCTACTTCCACATCGATCTGGCGGAAGTGCGTACTGCGGAGGGCAAGCTCTATCTCTTAGTGGCCATCGACCGCACCTCGAAGTTTGCTTTCGTGGAGTTGGTCGAACGAGCTGACATGCAGGCTGCGGCGAAATTCCTCGAAGCTCTGGTCGCGGCTGTTCCTTATCTCATCCACACCGACAACGGCATCCAGTTCGCCGATCTGCCGAAGAATCGCAAGGGGCCAACGGCCCGCTTTCGCGGCCATCCTTTTGACCGGCTCTGTCTTCGGCATGGCATCGACCACCGGCTGACCAAACCGAACCATCCCTGGACTAACGGCCAGGTCGAGCGTATGAACCGCACCATCAAAGAAGCCACGGTTCAGCGCTACCACTACGACAGCCATCACCAGCTGCGCATTCACCTCAGCGACTTCGTCGCTGCCTACAACTTCGCCAAACGCCTCAAGACTCTCGGCGGCCTCACCGCCTACGAATTCATCTGCAAATGCTGGCAGAATGAACCGGATCGATTTACTCTCGATCCCATCCATCAATTGCCGGGACTAAACACCTAG
- a CDS encoding cupin domain-containing protein, translating to MTDKEKGLVLAESPSRRSFLGMSSVALATAAFAGLTANAQEKASTQKAEHDHSSSDPGPENKTLLGENPDANTPPPTDHGDIVPIWYSFDLVKKRVEEGGWTHEVTQRVLPSSKEIAGVQMRLTAGSYRELHWHTADEWAYVLTGNARVTVMNPDGTMFIGDVSEGDLWLFPAGYPHSIQGLGPDGTEFLLVFNQGMFSEDGTMLLSETVAHIPPEVLAKNTGLDKSVFAQTPGAPLYIFPGNLPNSLEQDKTEIGGEQVASKYQYTFRMRSMQPTTASQAGEVRVVDSHNFPVSKKVAAALLIIKPGHMREIHWHPNASEWQYYVAGKGRMTVFYPVDNARTMDFSANDVGYVPSNAPHYVENIGDTDLVVLELFAAEEFMDVSLNQWLRRVPSEMLKAHLNIGKEMATRIPAEKLELV from the coding sequence ATGACTGACAAAGAAAAAGGACTCGTGCTCGCAGAGAGTCCATCTCGGAGAAGCTTCCTCGGGATGAGCTCGGTGGCTCTGGCAACTGCCGCATTTGCTGGACTGACTGCGAATGCTCAAGAGAAGGCGAGCACGCAAAAGGCAGAACACGACCATTCTTCGAGCGATCCCGGGCCAGAGAACAAGACGCTTCTAGGCGAAAACCCTGACGCCAACACTCCGCCACCGACGGATCACGGCGATATAGTGCCCATCTGGTATTCATTCGATCTGGTGAAGAAGCGCGTCGAAGAGGGCGGCTGGACCCACGAGGTGACGCAGCGCGTGCTTCCCTCTTCCAAGGAAATTGCCGGCGTGCAAATGCGTCTCACTGCAGGCAGCTATCGCGAACTGCATTGGCACACCGCTGATGAATGGGCTTATGTACTCACTGGCAATGCCCGTGTCACAGTGATGAACCCCGATGGCACGATGTTCATTGGGGACGTCAGTGAAGGCGATCTTTGGCTCTTTCCCGCAGGCTACCCGCATTCTATTCAAGGGCTCGGCCCGGACGGAACGGAGTTTTTGTTGGTTTTCAACCAGGGGATGTTCTCCGAAGACGGGACCATGCTTCTCTCGGAAACGGTGGCGCACATACCTCCCGAGGTATTGGCAAAAAATACGGGCCTGGATAAGAGTGTCTTCGCGCAAACTCCCGGTGCGCCGCTCTACATCTTCCCTGGCAACCTGCCTAACTCGCTCGAACAGGACAAGACGGAGATCGGCGGAGAGCAAGTAGCGTCGAAGTATCAGTACACCTTCCGCATGAGGTCGATGCAGCCGACGACAGCCAGCCAAGCAGGAGAAGTTCGCGTCGTCGACTCACACAACTTTCCCGTCTCCAAGAAAGTTGCCGCGGCACTGCTCATCATCAAGCCTGGACACATGCGCGAGATCCACTGGCACCCGAACGCCTCCGAGTGGCAGTACTATGTCGCCGGCAAGGGTCGCATGACCGTTTTCTATCCTGTCGATAATGCCCGCACGATGGACTTCAGCGCCAACGATGTCGGATACGTTCCCTCCAACGCACCTCACTATGTCGAAAACATTGGTGATACCGACCTGGTGGTCCTGGAACTGTTCGCAGCTGAAGAGTTCATGGATGTTTCCCTGAATCAGTGGCTCAGGCGCGTGCCGAGCGAGATGTTGAAGGCGCACCTGAACATTGGTAAGGAAATGGCCACGAGGATCCCTGCGGAAAAACTGGAGCTCGTTTAG